In Leucoraja erinacea ecotype New England chromosome 11, Leri_hhj_1, whole genome shotgun sequence, the following are encoded in one genomic region:
- the LOC129701421 gene encoding cytokine-like protein 1 isoform X2 encodes MELIQLLFDLVLLFSTALVASAAPRTCYSRIVSMRKEINHSMENMQTPHFTKRCATKLPKLDIDIHNSCVMSKIRSYLQAAETTSRRCQITLQPTVQLIKRLYIIMVVPCKAELVFVTDSCNALRRTSSTN; translated from the exons CTACTCTTTGACTTGGTCTTGTTGTTTTCTACTGCACTAGTTGCCAGTGCAGCTCCCCGAACTTGTTATTCAAGAATTGTGAGCATGAGAAAAGAAATCAACCACAgcatggagaacatgcagacaCCACATTTCACA AAACGTTGTGCTACTAAGTTGCCAAAACTGGACATAGATATCCAT AACTCCTGCGTGATGTCCAAAATACGCAGTTACCTGCAAGCAGCGGAGACAACTAGTAGGCGCTGCCAAATTACTCTGCAGCCAACAGTTCAGTTAATCAAACGTTTATACATCATCATGGTTGTGCCTTGTAAGGCG gAACTTGTCTTCGTGACGGACAGCTGTAATGCATTACGTCGCACAAGCTCTACAAATTGA
- the LOC129701421 gene encoding cytokine-like protein 1 isoform X3 yields MRKEINHSMENMQTPHFTKRCATKLPKLDIDIHNSCVMSKIRSYLQAAETTSRRCQITLQPTVQLIKRLYIIMVVPCKAELVFVTDSCNALRRTSSTN; encoded by the exons ATGAGAAAAGAAATCAACCACAgcatggagaacatgcagacaCCACATTTCACA AAACGTTGTGCTACTAAGTTGCCAAAACTGGACATAGATATCCAT AACTCCTGCGTGATGTCCAAAATACGCAGTTACCTGCAAGCAGCGGAGACAACTAGTAGGCGCTGCCAAATTACTCTGCAGCCAACAGTTCAGTTAATCAAACGTTTATACATCATCATGGTTGTGCCTTGTAAGGCG gAACTTGTCTTCGTGACGGACAGCTGTAATGCATTACGTCGCACAAGCTCTACAAATTGA
- the LOC129701421 gene encoding cytokine-like protein 1 isoform X1 codes for MKKDWIDSLLFDLVLLFSTALVASAAPRTCYSRIVSMRKEINHSMENMQTPHFTKRCATKLPKLDIDIHNSCVMSKIRSYLQAAETTSRRCQITLQPTVQLIKRLYIIMVVPCKAELVFVTDSCNALRRTSSTN; via the exons CTACTCTTTGACTTGGTCTTGTTGTTTTCTACTGCACTAGTTGCCAGTGCAGCTCCCCGAACTTGTTATTCAAGAATTGTGAGCATGAGAAAAGAAATCAACCACAgcatggagaacatgcagacaCCACATTTCACA AAACGTTGTGCTACTAAGTTGCCAAAACTGGACATAGATATCCAT AACTCCTGCGTGATGTCCAAAATACGCAGTTACCTGCAAGCAGCGGAGACAACTAGTAGGCGCTGCCAAATTACTCTGCAGCCAACAGTTCAGTTAATCAAACGTTTATACATCATCATGGTTGTGCCTTGTAAGGCG gAACTTGTCTTCGTGACGGACAGCTGTAATGCATTACGTCGCACAAGCTCTACAAATTGA